A section of the Penaeus chinensis breed Huanghai No. 1 chromosome 17, ASM1920278v2, whole genome shotgun sequence genome encodes:
- the LOC125034175 gene encoding GATOR complex protein NPRL2-like has product MEEYGKEGPILSIFLSEFHNIAGPKIVYQYPENYVTKEVFDAVSVYIIPKPQIQKRIITVNVLGHKITGYPNEIKNLKYVRNALIFNLCFVCDSKSRTVHYEPAVKKLSEYLENLELENGFLSNDGSREQIPRMLRHILEELNARGECTVTQGLSTSVLHLKVVRIWPDPPHVLDHHVPILISERVLSQGEHWDLTTQQVLPYIDGYAHVAKIAAAADVESNLVKACVENLLYYDQVRLLPIFQYSNIYTVTSNIGKLYDNHELQEECQRAVGKNSTSLPQLSHIMMLYCSMTYGVSVRDLCIRFNPQALNVDERRLIQFGLLHNLIRRLHQYPVFLSPDGGGGGGTGAGGAPPPQGTPSRLSAIHRLCNGSHSYDEICCRLGMTHKEMHDKVERDPNIHVLWK; this is encoded by the exons ATGGAGGAGTATGGCAAGGAGGGCCCCATCCTCAGCATCTTCCTGTCAGAATTCCACAACATTGCAGGCCCTAAAATAGTGTATCAATACCCTGAGAACTATGTCACAAAGGAGGTGTTTGATGCAGTTTCTGTCTACATCATCCCAAAGCCACAGATCCAGAAGAGGATCATCACGGTCAATGTCCTCGGCCACAAGATAACAGGCTACCCCAATGAGATCAAAAACCTCAAATATGTGCGCAACGCCCTCATTTTCAACCTGTGCTTTGTGTGTGACTCCAAGTCTCGTACCGTGCACTATGAGCCTGCTGTCAAAAAGCTCTCTGAATACCTGGAGAACCTAGAGCTGGAGAATGGCTTCCTCTCTAATGACGGCAGTCGAGAGCAGATACCCAGGATGCTGCGCCACATCCTGGAGGAGCTCAATGCACGGGGAGAGTGCACTGTGACA CAAGGCCTCAGCACATCTGTTCTTCATCTCAAG GTGGTTCGCATATGGCCAGACCCCCCACATGTGCTCGACCACCATGTCCCCATTCTGATTTCAGAGCGGGTGCTCAGCCAGGGGGAACACTGGGATTTAACCACACAGCAAGTCCTGCCTTACATTGATGGCTATGCACATGTGGCCAAGATTGCTGCAGCAGCTGATGTTGAAAGCAACTTGGTCAAG GCATGCGTGGAAAACCTGCTCTACTATGACCAAGTGCGTCTCCTACCCATCTTCCAGTACTCAAACATATACACAGTGACATCGAACATCGGCAAGCTCTATGACAACCATGAACTACAAGAGGAATGCCAACGTGCTGTTGGGAAGAATTCTACCTCGTTGCCACAGCTGTCACATATCATGATGCTCTACTGCAG CATGACGTACGGGGTGAGTGTGCGGGACCTGTGCATCCGCTTTAATCCACAGGCGCTCAATGTGGATGAGCGGAGACTCATTCAGTTTGGCCTCCTGCACAACCTCATCCGGCGGCTGCATCAGTATCCAGTCTTTCTCAGTCctgatgggggaggaggtggaggaacaggagcaggaggagcccCCCCACCCCAGGGCACCCCCAGCAGGCTGAGTGCCATACACCGGTTGTGCAATGGTTCACACTCCTACGATGAGATCTGCTGCCGGCTTGGAATGACGCACAAGGAAATGCATGACAAGGTGGAGAGGGACCCCAACATCCATGTGCTGTGGAAGTGA